In the genome of Streptomyces sp. SLBN-118, the window CGCCCGTCTCCATACGCAACGGCGGCCACTCCTACGCCGGTTGGTCCTCGGGCAACGGCCGGCTCGTCATCGACGTGTCCTCGCTCAACCGGGTCGGATCGGACGGCACCACAGGCGCCGGCGCCAAGCTGATCGACGTGTACAGCGCCCTCGGCAGCAAAGGCCGCACCATCCCGGCCGGCTCCTGCCCCTCCGTCGGGGTTTCCGGGCTCACCCTCGGCGGCGGGCACGGCGTCACCTCGCGGGCGTACGGTCTGACCTGCGACAGCCTCACCTCGGCCACCCTCGTCACGGCCGACGGCAAGGTGCTGACCGCGAGCGCCACCCAGAACAAGGACCTCTTCTGGGCGCTGCGGGGCGCGGGCAACGGCAACTTCGGGGTCGTCACCCGGCTCCGTTTCCGTACGCATCCCACGCCCCCGGCCGTCACCGCCTATCTGACCTGGCCCTGGTCGAAGGCCTCGGCGGTGCTGGCTGCCTGGCAGAAGTGGGGGCCGGAGCAGCCCGACGAGATCTGGTCCTCCGCGCATCTGGCCGCCGGTCCCGGCGGCACGCCCACGCTCTCCGTCGCCGCGTTCTCCCTCGGCAACGAGAGCGATCTGCGCAACGCGCTCGACCGCCTCGCCGACCGGGCGGGCTCCCCCGCGCGCCATGTCTCGGTGCGCCGCCGCGGCTATCTCGACGCGATGCTCGGCTATGCGAACTGCTCGACGCTCAGCCGGGAGCAGTGCCATCTGCCCGGCACCACTCCGGGCCGCAGCAAGCAGGGCGCGCTACAGCGCGAGACGTACGCCGCGGCCTCCGACCTCTTCGACCGCGAACTCTCCCCGGCCGGGCTGCGCGCACTGATCTCCGCGGCCGAGGCGTTCACCCGGATCTCGCCCTCCCAGGGCGGGGGCGGCGGCTCGATCACGCTGACGGCGCTCGGCGGCGCGGTCAACCGCGTGGACCCGCTGGCGACGTCGTTCGTCCACCGGCGCTCCAGGGTGCTGGCCCAGTACATCGGCGCCTGGCGGGCCGGCACGGCTGGCTCCGCCCAGCAGGCCTGGCTGAAGAGCGCTCATGCCTCGATGCGCCGTTACGCATCGGGCGCCGCCTACCAGAACTACATCGATCCGACGCTGACCGACTGGCGCAAGGCCTACTACGGGCCTGCGGCCGACCGGCTCACCCGGCTGAAGAAGCAGTACGACCCGGACCGGGTCTTCAGCTTCCCGCAAGCCCTGTAGTCAAGGAGGTTCCCTCGGCGCGGCAGCTCAGGCCGCGAGGCCGTTCTCCCCGGTGCCCGAACCCTCGGTCCTGGGCTCCGGGATGCCCAGCGTCTCGGGCCGCCCGGCCCGGGACGCCACCGCACGACGCGACCGTACGAGCCGGCCGGTCCGCTCCGACGCGGCGACCGCCGACACCACCGGTGTCAGCATCGCGAGCGCGAGCGGCGCGAGCAGCAGTGCCACCGCCGTGCCGAGCGCGAATCCGCCGACGACGTCGGTCGGATAGTGCACGCCCAGGAAGACCCGGCAGAAGCCCTCGGCCAGCGAGAGCCCGATCGCGGCAAGACCGAACTTGCGGTGTGCGACAAAGAGCCCGGCCGCGATCGCCATCGCCAATGTGGCGTGGTCGCTGACGAAGGAGTAGTCGCTCTTCCCGGACACCAGCACCTCGATGCCCTGGTGGTCACGGAAGGGCCGCGGTCTCTCGACGAACCCGCGGATGGGGATGTTGATCAGCAGCGCGATACCGGCGGCGAGCGGCGCCCAGATCAGCGCGGCGACCGCGCCCGCCGAGTCCTCCGGAGTGCCGCGCCGGCGCACGCTCCACCAGCACCACAGGACGAGGAGGACCATCGCGAGCATGATTCCGTACTCGCCTGCGAACTCCATGGTGCGGTCGAGCCACGCGGGGGTGTCCTTGGCCAGGCCGTTGATGTCGTAGAGCAGGCTGAGATCGGGATCGGACCCGCCTCTTGACTGCGTCAGGGGGAACCCCAATGCGAGTCCAGCCATCTCCTTCGGCCCCTTGCCTTGTGCCTGGCGTGACACACCTTCCGGGTGCGCCGCCTCTACCAACCCCCGTGATCAGTGCGGTGTCTGCTGCATGGTCAGTGCGGCCGTCTCCGTCCAGGGAACGGCCCGTTCCTCATGTACGTTCCACTCTCCACCGAACGATCACCATGACGTTATCGAAGAGTGACACGTCGTCGCAGTTCAGGCCTGGGGCATTGCGGAGAGTTCCGGCCACGCCCGATGCCCCGTCAGGCTTCCGGGACGGCCGTGGGGAGCGCTTTTGCGCCATCCTTGGTGACCCTCGTCGCACCGAAGTAGTCCGGGGTGTCGATCTTGTCGAAGCGGATCACTGCTCCGGTGTAGGGGGCGTTGATCATGTACCCGCCACCCACATAGAGCCCGACGTGCCGGATCGCCCGCGAGTTGGTGAGGTCGTCGGAGAAGAAGACGAGATCGCCGGGCAGCAGCTCGTCGCGTGACGGATGCGGTCCCGCGTTGTACTGGTCGTTCGCGACGCGCGGCAGCTCGATGCCCACGGTCCGGTACGCGGCCTGCGTCAGCCCGGAGCAGTCGAAACGTCCGCCCTGCTCCGGGGTGCCGTTGCCGCCCCACAGATACTTCGTGCCGAGCCTCTGCTGAGCGAAGTAGATCGCCCCGGCGGCCTGCCGCGACGGCTCGACCCGTCCGATCGGCCGGGCGAAGCTCTTCTCCAGGGTGCGGATGACCTTCACATAGTTCTGCGTCTCGCGGTAGGGCGGGACACCGCCGTACTTGATGACGGCGTACGCCCCCGCGTTGTACGCGGCGAGCATGTTGTCGGTCTGGTCACCGGGCGCCTTCTTGACATATCCGGCCAGTTCGCAGTCGTACGAAGCAGCAGACGGAATCGCGTCGGCCGGATCCCATACGTCGCGGTCCCCGTCCTTGTCCCCGTCGACACTGTGCGCCGCCCAGGTGCCCGGGATGAACTGCGCGATGCCCTGGGCCGCGGCCGCGCTCTGCGCCTTCGGGTTCCAGCCGCTCTCCTGATAGAGCTGGGCGGCGAGCAGAGCGGGGTTGATGGCGGGGCAGAGGTTGCCCCACTTCTGCACGAGCGGCTGATACAGGGCGGGAACGGCTCCCTTGGCCAGCCCGACGGCGCCGTTCCTGCCGGACGCGCCCATCAGCCCGGCGGCGGCGGAGTACGTGCCGACGACGAGCAGCCCGACGAAGCTCAGTGACAGCCCGATCGACGCCCCCGCGACCAGCCCCGCCTTACGCACCGTCAACCACCTTTCGCCCCCTGGCAGTCCACCCCGCAGCAGTCTATGTGCGGGCGGACTCCCCCATCCTGTGTCCCGCACGGCCCTGCCTCGCCGCGAAGCGGGGCGGGGTGCGGACGGGCGCAGTGTCGCTGCGGGTCAGGACGCGCAGCTCGTCGGTCACCACCTCAGGGTAGTCAACTCTCCGGCCGAGCAGCGGAGTTGGCGCAATTCCACTCATCTTTCGACGGTTTGCCGCCAACCCGGCGGGCAGAACAGGACGCGTTCCTGCCCGGCCTGCCGACCGGGGAGTTTCGGCCACTGCGCTGCCCCGCCCCTGGATGCCTTCGCCATGGCGAACGTGGCCCGGCGCGGGCACCGGCTACTGTGTGTGACCGCAGCCCAGAAGGCTGAGGTCAAACCCCGGCGGTGACCACGCCGGGGCCGGCAACACAGGAGCACAAGTGAAGAATTCAGCGAACGCGGCCACCGCGTCCGACACACAGCGCGAGGAGAGCGCACAGCCCGGGCTCGCGCGGGACGGACGGAGAAACGGGGATGCCGGCGGGACACTGGCGACGGTGACGTTCATCGTGCTGATCGCCATCGCCATCAGCCTGCTGGGATACATGGTCATCCGCTGACGCGATTGCGCGGCGCGGAGTCCACAAGGCTCCGCGCCGCTTGCGCCCACCATGTCTCTTCGAGACCCCCGCCCGATTCGGCCGGGCCCCTGGTACGGACCGCGCCATGACCTGGGAAGGACCGCACCATGCCCCTGGCCCCGCGGGTTACCCACAGGTAGCGTGGGTCGTACACCCATCCGAGGGGATCAGGCACGGAGGCAGCGCGACATGACGGCACCCGAGGCGTTCTTCGAGCGGCTCTCCGAGAGCCGCTTCGCCTCCACCGAGCACACCCGCGGGCCGTGGGACGCGAGCTCCCAGCACGCCGGCCCGCCCGCCGCACTCCTGGGCCGGGCCCTGGAGGAGCACCCCGGGGCACGCGCCGACATGCGGCTCGCCCGAGTCACCTTCGAGATCGTGCGCCCGGTACCGATAGGGACCCTGGAAGTGACCACGACCGTGCTGCGCGCCGGGCGGAGCGTGGAGGTCGTCGAGGCGACACTGGCCCCCGAGGGTGGTTCCCCGGTGATGCTGGCCAGGGCGCTGCGCATCAGGACCGCCGAAGACCCCGGACCCGCGGTCGCGGAAGGACCGCAGCTGCCCTCTCCCGGGGAGACGGCCGACACGCCCTTCTTCGACGTCCCCTGGGAGGTCGGTTATCACACGGCGATGGAAACCCGGTTCACCGACGGGGCCTTCAAGGATCGCGGTCCCGGCACCTGCTGGATGCGGATGCGAGTACCGCTCGTCGCGGGCGAGGAGACCCGGCCGCTGGAGCGCGTCCTGGTCGCCGCCGACTCCGGAAACGGCATCAGCAACGTCCTCGACTTCGGGCAGCACGTCTTCATCAACCCGGACCTGACGGTCCATCTGCACCGCCATCCGGTCGGCGAGTGGGTGTGCGTCGCGGCTCGTACGAGCGTGGACGCGGCCGGGATCGGCCTGGCGGACGCCCAACTCCACGACGAGAAGGGCCCGATCGGACGCAGCGCACAGAGCCTGTTCATCGCGCCGCGCTGAGCCCGCCCGGAGGCGGCCGTCGAGCCCGCCCCATTCACTCGTTCGGTAGACATGATCGTCATACACCCGACCTGTCGCCGCTCGTGGACAAGGCTCGGCGCCGTGTCGAACAGCAAGAACACCGAAAAGGCCGTCATCCCTGCACAGGGCGAGCCCCTGCCGTCCTGGTACGGAGACCTGCTCGGCGAGGTCAAGGCGACGGTCTCTCGCGCACGCGCCCGCGCCCAGCGCGCCGTCAACACCGAGCTGGTCCAGATGTACTGGGAGATCGGCCACCACATCCTGCGCCGTCAGAAGGAGGAGGGGTGGGGCACGAAAGTCGTCGCCCGCCTCGCCACGGACCTGAAAACGACCTTCCCCAACCAGCGCGGCTTCTCCCGCAGCAACCTCATGTACATGCACCTGATGGCTCGGACATGGCCTGAGCCAATTGTCCAACAGCCTGTTGGACAATTGCCGTGGGGCCACATCATCATCCTCGTCACCAAGCTCAAGACCCGGTCCGAACTGGACTTCTACGCCCTGCGAGCCGTCCAGCAAGGCTGGTCCCGAGACACCCTGGAGCGCCATATCCTCCAGGAGCTGCACCTCACCGAAGGCGCAGCCGACGCCAACTTCGAGGCCACGCTCCCCGATGGAGCAGCAGTCGCCCGGGACATCGCCAAGGACCCCTACCGGCTCGACTTCCTCGGACTCGACAAGGAACACAGCGAACGCGAACTCGAAGACGCGCTCGTCGCCAACATCGTCAGCTTCCTCACCGAGCTCGGTGTGGGCTTCGCCTTCGTCGGCCGCCAGTACTCCGTCGTCATCGGGGGCGAGGAGTTCCGTATCGACCTGCTCTTCTACCACTTGAAGCTGCACCGTTACGTCGTCGTCGAGCTCAAGACCAAAGCCCCCCGCCCCGAGCACATCGGCAAACTCGGCTTCTACGTCACCGTGGTGGACCAGCTCGTACGGGATCCGGACCGCGACGACGCGACCCTCGGCATCCTGATCGGTGCCGACCGCAACCGGGCCGCCTGCCGGATCGCACTGCAGAGCAGCAACCGCCCTCTCGCGGTGAGCAGCTACGCGACTCTGCCCCCGCAGGTTCAGGCACTGATGCCCAGTGAGGAGGATCTGGCCCGCGTGGCGCAGGAAGTCCTCGACGACGAAGGCGGAGGCTGACCACAGGCACGGGGCCGGCTACGCCCACCTCAGGGCGGTCGCCGGCCCCCCGCTGGCATCTCCCTGCCCACACCGCTGTTTCGCGACCTGCCAAACTGCCCCAAGGTGGGACAACGGCAGTCATTGCCCGGAGTCACGCACCGTGATACACAGAGTGACGATGCCCATACCGACATCGAAGCACGCCGCGCCACCGCAGGTCAGAGCCATTCACTCGGTCATACGTGCGGAGATCGGGTAAAGAGACGGGCCAAGTCGGCATACGCGGGCGGTTTCATCAGCGAAGATAGAACGACGGCCCATGCCTCGGAGCAGGGCACTGAACAACCCAACAGGGGCGGTGAGTTACATGATCCTGGCAGCCGAAAAGGGCGACATCACCACCATCATCGGCGGAATCGCCCCGAACTGGGGGCCTTTCGGGAGCCTGGGCAACGAAGCTCGAGTGATGATCGAGGTCGTGATGGCCGTGGCCATCCTCCTCTGCCTCGGCATCGCGATCTGGGGCGCGGCGAAGCAGCGCATCGGCGCGACGGCACTGCGTGACACTTTCAGCGCGGAGCAGGGCAAGGGCCTGATCGTCGCCGGACTGACCGGCGTCTTCATCATCGGGTCACTGGGGACCTTGTTCACCATCGTGTACGGGATGGCCGTCTAACCGCCCGTCAGACCCTCCGGGCGTGCCCGGCCCACCCTTCGAGGTTGCGTCTCCCTGATGTCGAGTCACCACACCGCGCCCGCGCGGGAAGCAGCACGACTACCGTCGTACTACGTGTCGGACCACACGTCGGACTTCGCGGAACTGCAAACGGTTGAGGGGGCGTACGCGAGATGAGCCTCGGCGACGAGCACGGCCACGGCGGCGAGCCGGGGGGCCGCCCGGACGCGAGCTTCGGTGGCTCGGGCCAGACCCGCACCAGACTCCCCGGCAGCGGCGACACGGATGTCTACGGCGGCGCGCGCAGACCCGTGCGGAGTTCACGCTCGCTGATCACGGTCGTGGGTGTCGTGGTGCTGCTGATCGCGGCGATCGCGTTCGCCAACCGGGGCGGAGGCGATGACGCCGCGTCGGGCGACGGC includes:
- a CDS encoding FAD-binding oxidoreductase, producing the protein MDRRALLTTAAVLTAAACTGKDGNGANAATTTSNRSPSRSGPAAIQSAAAAPDWNALARGLDGKLIRPGDAAYASARQLYNTRFDSLKPAAVAYVAGEDDVKECLAYAKAHRTPVSIRNGGHSYAGWSSGNGRLVIDVSSLNRVGSDGTTGAGAKLIDVYSALGSKGRTIPAGSCPSVGVSGLTLGGGHGVTSRAYGLTCDSLTSATLVTADGKVLTASATQNKDLFWALRGAGNGNFGVVTRLRFRTHPTPPAVTAYLTWPWSKASAVLAAWQKWGPEQPDEIWSSAHLAAGPGGTPTLSVAAFSLGNESDLRNALDRLADRAGSPARHVSVRRRGYLDAMLGYANCSTLSREQCHLPGTTPGRSKQGALQRETYAAASDLFDRELSPAGLRALISAAEAFTRISPSQGGGGGSITLTALGGAVNRVDPLATSFVHRRSRVLAQYIGAWRAGTAGSAQQAWLKSAHASMRRYASGAAYQNYIDPTLTDWRKAYYGPAADRLTRLKKQYDPDRVFSFPQAL
- a CDS encoding phosphatase PAP2 family protein, which gives rise to MAGLALGFPLTQSRGGSDPDLSLLYDINGLAKDTPAWLDRTMEFAGEYGIMLAMVLLVLWCWWSVRRRGTPEDSAGAVAALIWAPLAAGIALLINIPIRGFVERPRPFRDHQGIEVLVSGKSDYSFVSDHATLAMAIAAGLFVAHRKFGLAAIGLSLAEGFCRVFLGVHYPTDVVGGFALGTAVALLLAPLALAMLTPVVSAVAASERTGRLVRSRRAVASRAGRPETLGIPEPRTEGSGTGENGLAA
- a CDS encoding bifunctional lytic transglycosylase/C40 family peptidase; this translates as MRKAGLVAGASIGLSLSFVGLLVVGTYSAAAGLMGASGRNGAVGLAKGAVPALYQPLVQKWGNLCPAINPALLAAQLYQESGWNPKAQSAAAAQGIAQFIPGTWAAHSVDGDKDGDRDVWDPADAIPSAASYDCELAGYVKKAPGDQTDNMLAAYNAGAYAVIKYGGVPPYRETQNYVKVIRTLEKSFARPIGRVEPSRQAAGAIYFAQQRLGTKYLWGGNGTPEQGGRFDCSGLTQAAYRTVGIELPRVANDQYNAGPHPSRDELLPGDLVFFSDDLTNSRAIRHVGLYVGGGYMINAPYTGAVIRFDKIDTPDYFGATRVTKDGAKALPTAVPEA
- a CDS encoding thioesterase family protein, whose amino-acid sequence is MTAPEAFFERLSESRFASTEHTRGPWDASSQHAGPPAALLGRALEEHPGARADMRLARVTFEIVRPVPIGTLEVTTTVLRAGRSVEVVEATLAPEGGSPVMLARALRIRTAEDPGPAVAEGPQLPSPGETADTPFFDVPWEVGYHTAMETRFTDGAFKDRGPGTCWMRMRVPLVAGEETRPLERVLVAADSGNGISNVLDFGQHVFINPDLTVHLHRHPVGEWVCVAARTSVDAAGIGLADAQLHDEKGPIGRSAQSLFIAPR
- a CDS encoding YhcG family protein — translated: MSNSKNTEKAVIPAQGEPLPSWYGDLLGEVKATVSRARARAQRAVNTELVQMYWEIGHHILRRQKEEGWGTKVVARLATDLKTTFPNQRGFSRSNLMYMHLMARTWPEPIVQQPVGQLPWGHIIILVTKLKTRSELDFYALRAVQQGWSRDTLERHILQELHLTEGAADANFEATLPDGAAVARDIAKDPYRLDFLGLDKEHSERELEDALVANIVSFLTELGVGFAFVGRQYSVVIGGEEFRIDLLFYHLKLHRYVVVELKTKAPRPEHIGKLGFYVTVVDQLVRDPDRDDATLGILIGADRNRAACRIALQSSNRPLAVSSYATLPPQVQALMPSEEDLARVAQEVLDDEGGG